One genomic segment of Gottschalkia acidurici 9a includes these proteins:
- a CDS encoding restriction endonuclease subunit S, with amino-acid sequence MSFNKSFIEQTLSGLDFSLISGQTSCWQKEYTKHGSYTIIVDLSNDELSKCKINYGDDIAKGRETTCNFSQRENLVVLECVDRLLMKGYAPPQIELEKRWRVGGYLDILVKDTTDKAYIMIDCKVWGEPYNSAEKIIMTNDYNKEQLFNYYLNDKNAKFVVLYTSNLTNNGIRYKSNIIEMSRFISCKNQKEIYENWDKNFQIKGIFDEDSTPYNVKFSGIKQKDLQPLSIYDVDKFDKNIDGTIFNTFAEILRRNVISDKNNAYNVIFNLILSKIVDEDQAVDEDYEMEFQWKFDEEPVQVLERLSKLYRTGVTDYLDIELVELSEEVDQVLARIPHDLNHVSKEIRDLFKQFRIYKSSEFAFKEILDERTFKENAEIVKSVVKLLEKYELKGTHKQPFLGYFFEKLLNIGMKQETGQFFTALPIAEFNSRSIPYEKIIKDKIERREEFFLPYLIDYACGSGHFLTEGIERIDEVLQRLTDKDLKSRRQIDRLSGWQTSFNWTREFVYGIEKDFRLVKTSKIACFLNGEGDVNILYADGLDKFDSDKYRGKLLASKNIDNGNFDVLEANPPYSVENFKLTIQDSQDSFELFDEVSDKSDDIECLFIERAKHLLREGGYASLILPATILLNSGIHSKARKLMLKYFKVVGIVEFGTQTFLATGQRTVNLFMIRRSNDEWKMAENIAKEFLDNLKPGKKSDFDYANNKSIFSEYLNLLSDEIDLDEYINTLTDKKHFDTEVEKLMFFMLTYNNKIVVANSKDKEDELMFLGYEHSDRRKYEGIHPYPNNKDRKINSMLYDENSLNNIEKVSTYIYKNYLGEDLPEIHSNLVKHVKIEMLHEMLDLSSDRFIAKIFIEALENIYLSTDKYPIESLENEDMVEILDYMRKPVKKSDRTSGDIPYYGASGVVGKITDYIFDEDLVLIGEDGARWDEFKETAYKVEGKSWVNNHAHVIRVNKNILKEEFLVEIFNRLDFSYLKRRPNGGKLLQSELKKIKFPVPPIQVQEQILKKMQGKKEKERYKIFDEELGIN; translated from the coding sequence ATGTCATTTAATAAAAGTTTTATAGAGCAAACATTATCAGGGTTAGATTTTAGTTTAATATCAGGTCAAACTAGTTGCTGGCAGAAAGAATATACTAAACATGGTAGTTATACTATTATTGTTGACTTGAGCAATGATGAACTAAGTAAGTGTAAAATAAACTATGGAGATGATATTGCAAAAGGTAGAGAGACAACATGTAACTTTAGTCAAAGGGAGAATCTCGTGGTATTGGAATGTGTTGATAGATTATTAATGAAAGGGTATGCACCACCTCAAATTGAGCTTGAAAAGAGATGGAGGGTAGGAGGATATCTAGATATTTTAGTCAAAGACACAACAGATAAAGCTTATATTATGATCGATTGTAAAGTTTGGGGAGAACCTTATAATTCGGCTGAAAAAATTATTATGACAAATGATTACAATAAAGAACAGTTGTTTAACTATTATCTTAATGACAAGAATGCCAAGTTTGTTGTACTCTACACATCAAATTTGACCAATAATGGTATTCGTTATAAGTCTAATATTATAGAGATGTCAAGATTTATTTCTTGCAAAAACCAAAAAGAAATTTATGAGAACTGGGATAAGAATTTTCAAATAAAAGGAATTTTTGATGAGGACTCAACACCTTATAATGTAAAATTTTCAGGAATTAAGCAGAAAGATTTACAACCCCTAAGCATTTATGATGTTGATAAATTTGATAAGAATATAGATGGAACAATATTTAATACTTTTGCTGAGATATTAAGGAGAAATGTTATTTCTGATAAAAATAATGCATACAATGTTATTTTTAACCTTATCTTAAGTAAAATAGTAGATGAAGACCAAGCTGTAGATGAAGATTATGAAATGGAATTTCAGTGGAAATTTGATGAAGAACCAGTTCAAGTACTTGAACGTTTAAGTAAGCTTTATAGAACAGGTGTAACAGATTACTTAGATATAGAGTTAGTTGAATTAAGTGAAGAAGTAGATCAAGTTTTAGCAAGAATTCCTCATGATCTAAATCACGTAAGTAAAGAGATACGAGATCTTTTTAAACAATTTAGGATATATAAAAGTAGTGAATTTGCATTTAAAGAAATATTGGATGAAAGAACTTTTAAAGAAAATGCTGAAATAGTCAAATCAGTTGTTAAGTTACTAGAAAAATATGAGTTAAAAGGAACACATAAACAACCCTTTTTAGGATACTTTTTCGAGAAGCTTTTAAATATAGGTATGAAACAAGAAACAGGTCAGTTTTTTACTGCACTGCCTATAGCTGAATTCAACAGTAGATCTATTCCTTATGAAAAAATTATTAAGGATAAGATTGAAAGAAGGGAAGAGTTCTTTTTGCCCTACTTAATTGACTATGCATGTGGTAGTGGACATTTTTTAACGGAAGGAATAGAGAGAATAGATGAAGTATTGCAAAGACTTACAGATAAAGACTTAAAAAGTAGAAGACAAATAGATAGATTGTCAGGATGGCAGACTTCATTTAATTGGACTAGAGAATTTGTATATGGTATTGAAAAGGACTTCAGATTAGTTAAAACATCTAAGATAGCATGTTTCTTAAATGGAGAAGGGGATGTAAATATTCTTTATGCTGACGGGCTAGATAAATTTGATTCAGATAAGTATAGGGGTAAACTTTTAGCTAGTAAGAATATTGATAATGGAAATTTTGATGTTCTCGAGGCTAACCCACCATATTCGGTAGAAAACTTTAAACTTACAATCCAAGATAGTCAGGATAGCTTTGAATTATTTGATGAAGTAAGTGACAAAAGTGATGATATTGAATGTCTATTCATTGAGAGAGCTAAGCATTTATTAAGAGAAGGTGGATATGCAAGTTTAATTTTACCTGCTACAATTTTATTAAATTCAGGTATACATTCAAAAGCAAGAAAATTGATGCTTAAGTATTTTAAGGTAGTTGGAATTGTTGAGTTTGGAACGCAAACTTTTCTTGCCACAGGACAAAGAACAGTCAACTTATTTATGATTAGAAGAAGTAATGATGAATGGAAAATGGCTGAGAATATTGCAAAAGAGTTTTTGGATAATTTAAAGCCAGGTAAAAAGAGTGACTTTGACTATGCTAATAATAAGAGTATTTTTAGTGAGTATTTAAACTTATTAAGTGATGAAATTGATTTAGATGAGTATATTAATACATTAACAGATAAAAAACATTTTGATACTGAAGTGGAAAAACTGATGTTTTTTATGCTTACCTATAATAATAAAATAGTAGTTGCTAATTCTAAAGATAAAGAAGATGAACTAATGTTTCTTGGGTATGAACATTCAGATAGAAGAAAATATGAGGGAATTCATCCTTATCCTAATAATAAAGACAGAAAAATTAATTCGATGCTTTACGATGAAAATTCATTGAATAATATAGAGAAAGTAAGTACTTATATTTACAAAAATTATTTAGGAGAAGATTTACCTGAAATCCATAGTAATCTTGTAAAACATGTAAAAATTGAGATGCTACATGAAATGCTAGATTTATCGTCTGATAGATTTATAGCTAAGATATTTATTGAAGCACTTGAAAATATTTATCTATCAACTGATAAATATCCTATTGAGTCATTGGAAAATGAAGATATGGTAGAAATATTAGACTACATGCGTAAGCCTGTAAAAAAGTCGGACAGAACTTCTGGTGATATTCCTTATTATGGTGCTTCGGGGGTTGTAGGTAAAATTACTGACTATATTTTTGATGAAGATTTAGTTTTAATTGGTGAAGACGGAGCACGCTGGGATGAATTTAAAGAAACAGCATATAAAGTTGAAGGTAAATCTTGGGTAAATAATCATGCTCATGTTATTAGAGTAAACAAGAATATTCTTAAAGAAGAGTTTTTAGTAGAAATTTTTAATAGATTAGACTTCAGTTATTTAAAAAGGAGACCCAATGGAGGTAAGTTATTACAAAGTGAGTTAAAGAAAATTAAGTTTCCAGTACCTCCCATTCAAGTTCAAGAACAGATTTTAAAAAAAATGCAGGGAAAAAAGGAAAAGGAAAGATATAAAATATTTGATGAAGAATTAGGTATTAATTAA
- the rlmH gene encoding 23S rRNA (pseudouridine(1915)-N(3))-methyltransferase RlmH, with translation MNITIASVGKIKEKYLEDGIKEYAKRLSKYCKLNFIEVQDEKAPEKLSLQEENIIKNKEGAKLLSKIKENSYLIALAIDGEQLTSEKFSEKIDKIMLDGKSDITFVIGGSLGLSDEVLKKSDYKLSFSKMTFPHQLMKMILLEQVYRGFRISRGEPYHK, from the coding sequence ATGAATATAACTATAGCATCAGTAGGAAAAATAAAAGAAAAATATTTAGAAGACGGAATAAAAGAATATGCAAAGCGATTATCAAAATACTGTAAACTAAACTTCATAGAGGTGCAAGATGAAAAAGCACCAGAGAAACTAAGCCTTCAGGAGGAAAATATAATTAAAAATAAAGAGGGAGCTAAGCTTTTATCCAAGATAAAAGAAAATTCGTATTTAATAGCACTAGCTATAGATGGAGAACAATTAACTTCTGAAAAGTTCTCCGAGAAAATAGACAAGATAATGTTAGATGGAAAGAGTGATATAACTTTTGTTATAGGTGGTTCATTAGGATTGTCAGATGAGGTGCTCAAAAAAAGTGACTATAAATTATCATTTTCTAAGATGACTTTCCCACATCAGTTGATGAAGATGATACTCTTAGAGCAAGTCTATAGAGGATTCAGGATTAGTCGGGGTGAACCGTACCACAAGTAA
- a CDS encoding CxxH/CxxC protein, giving the protein MYVVCNEHLEDALDEFVDDYEQSPDIYELDKVSFTDWSSPHKCDYCNDPPRFLVV; this is encoded by the coding sequence ATGTATGTAGTTTGTAATGAACACTTAGAAGACGCATTAGATGAGTTTGTAGATGATTATGAACAGTCACCTGATATATATGAGTTAGATAAAGTAAGCTTTACAGATTGGTCAAGTCCCCATAAATGTGACTATTGTAATGATCCTCCTAGGTTTTTAGTAGTATAA
- the htrA gene encoding serine protease HtrA, with the protein MNNENNDNLDNNDVNFRLMDEENKGTYQNNQYGYSGNNDPNKKKPRSNASYFTVAIISAIIGGIIASLLTPFIYKNTLSGKYPNGSNQQINITPKDEPTTVEAVAKKAMKSVVGITTIEMRGDLFFQQRPVQGTGSGVIIDSNGYILTNSHVIGDGAAQNITVMFENGDKKPGKVLWFEKALDLAIIKVDGSNYPAADLGDSDKLNIGEIAVAIGNPLGLEFERTVTAGYISGLNRTIQVDQYNKIENLIQTDASINNGNSGGPLLNSKGEVIGINTLKLKSAEGLGFALPINIAKPIIDQVIKQGKYTNVYMGIVGNSVARYKAAGIDLGVEEGIVVSDVEPGSPADKAGIKKMNIVVSLDDKKIDSLETLRKELYKYKPGDKVKVGIITEDKETKVELTLGEKTE; encoded by the coding sequence ATGAATAATGAAAACAATGATAATTTAGACAACAATGATGTGAACTTTAGATTAATGGATGAAGAAAATAAAGGTACTTATCAAAATAACCAATATGGATATAGTGGAAATAATGATCCGAATAAGAAAAAGCCAAGAAGTAATGCATCATACTTTACAGTAGCTATAATATCAGCAATAATTGGTGGAATTATTGCGTCATTACTTACTCCATTTATTTATAAGAATACTTTATCAGGTAAATATCCTAATGGAAGTAATCAACAAATAAATATTACTCCAAAAGATGAACCGACTACTGTAGAAGCAGTAGCTAAAAAGGCGATGAAATCAGTAGTAGGTATAACTACAATTGAAATGAGAGGAGACCTTTTCTTTCAACAAAGACCAGTTCAAGGGACAGGTTCAGGAGTTATAATAGATAGTAATGGATATATACTTACAAATTCTCACGTTATAGGAGATGGGGCTGCTCAGAACATAACAGTTATGTTTGAAAATGGGGATAAGAAGCCAGGAAAAGTATTATGGTTTGAAAAAGCACTAGACCTAGCTATAATAAAAGTAGATGGAAGTAACTATCCAGCAGCAGATCTAGGAGATTCTGATAAATTAAATATAGGTGAAATAGCTGTTGCAATCGGAAATCCATTAGGACTAGAATTTGAAAGAACAGTTACTGCAGGATATATAAGTGGATTAAACAGAACAATACAAGTAGATCAGTATAATAAAATAGAGAACCTTATTCAGACAGATGCATCTATAAATAATGGAAATAGTGGAGGACCATTACTAAACTCGAAAGGTGAAGTAATAGGTATAAATACATTAAAGTTAAAATCTGCTGAAGGGCTAGGATTCGCACTACCTATAAATATTGCCAAACCTATAATTGATCAAGTTATAAAACAAGGTAAATACACTAATGTATATATGGGTATAGTTGGAAACTCTGTAGCAAGATATAAAGCAGCTGGAATAGATTTAGGTGTTGAGGAAGGTATAGTAGTATCTGATGTAGAACCAGGTTCACCAGCTGATAAAGCAGGAATAAAAAAGATGAATATAGTAGTAAGCTTAGATGATAAAAAAATAGACTCTCTTGAAACCCTAAGAAAAGAACTATATAAATATAAACCAGGAGATAAAGTTAAAGTAGGAATAATTACAGAAGATAAAGAAACAAAAGTGGAATTAACTCTGGGAGAAAAAACAGAATAA
- a CDS encoding MBL fold metallo-hydrolase — MTIKFCSLASGSSGNCQYIETEKIRVLVDVGLSGKRVQELLSSIEIEASTIDCILITHEHKDHIKGAGILSRRFDIPIYANENTWNNMRAELGKIKEENIKVFKTNSDFEVGDLGIVPFKVFHDAVEPVGYSFYNKDKKISIVTDTGCIDHEIKNKIKNSNLLVIESNHDTEMLRLGSYPWFLKKRVAGEQGHLSNDDAGNLLKEVLMGNNEKVLLGHLSRENNFPELAYQTVSNILNESGINVSNDISLGVTFRDKATKVYKL; from the coding sequence ATGACGATAAAATTTTGTTCGCTAGCTAGTGGAAGTAGTGGTAACTGTCAATATATAGAGACTGAAAAAATAAGAGTACTTGTAGATGTAGGACTAAGTGGAAAAAGGGTGCAAGAGTTACTTTCAAGTATAGAAATAGAAGCAAGCACAATAGACTGTATACTTATAACTCATGAACATAAGGATCATATAAAAGGAGCTGGAATACTCTCAAGGAGATTTGATATACCTATATATGCAAATGAAAATACATGGAATAATATGAGAGCTGAATTGGGAAAGATAAAAGAAGAAAATATAAAAGTATTTAAAACTAATAGTGATTTTGAAGTAGGAGACTTAGGTATAGTACCATTTAAAGTCTTTCATGATGCAGTTGAACCTGTCGGATACAGTTTTTATAATAAAGACAAAAAAATAAGTATAGTTACAGATACAGGTTGTATAGATCATGAAATAAAAAATAAAATAAAAAACTCAAACCTTTTAGTAATAGAATCAAATCATGATACAGAGATGCTTAGACTGGGAAGCTATCCTTGGTTTCTTAAAAAAAGAGTAGCTGGCGAACAAGGACATCTTTCTAATGATGATGCAGGAAACTTGTTAAAGGAAGTATTAATGGGGAATAATGAAAAGGTATTACTAGGACATTTAAGTAGAGAGAATAATTTCCCGGAGTTAGCATATCAAACTGTATCAAATATTCTAAATGAAAGTGGAATAAATGTATCTAATGATATATCTTTAGGTGTTACATTTAGGGATAAAGCAACTAAAGTATACAAGTTGTAA
- a CDS encoding UDP-N-acetylglucosamine 1-carboxyvinyltransferase — translation MARLLIQGGVRLNGEVEISGFKNAALPVIPATLLAGDKYRIENLPLIDDAMCLVDIMKELGADIDVKDGDVNIDTTNIKECRALNDLTGKLRASYYLLGAGLGRFKKVEIAYPGGCDIGSRPIDQHIKGFEALGAKVEIDHGIIRCSAERLIGTTIYLDVVSVGATINIMMAAVMAEGTTIIENAAKEPHIVDTSNLLNAMGADIKGAGTDVIKITGVKELHGCTHNVIPDQIEAGTYMIASAATKGDVTVKNIIPKHLEAITAKLREMGVEVIEGGDFVRVIGNDKMSCVNIKTLPYPGFPTDLQQPMTSLLTIAKGTSIVTEDIFEGRFKFTDELKKMGANIRVDERTAVIEGVDTLSGAIVKATDLRAGAALVIAGLMAEGETEVQDAYHIYRGYEDIEKKLTKLGAKVERIEK, via the coding sequence ATGGCAAGATTACTTATACAAGGTGGAGTTAGATTAAATGGAGAAGTTGAAATAAGTGGATTTAAGAACGCAGCACTACCTGTAATACCAGCTACTTTGTTAGCAGGAGATAAATATAGAATAGAGAATCTTCCATTAATAGATGATGCTATGTGCTTAGTGGATATAATGAAAGAATTAGGTGCAGACATAGATGTAAAAGATGGAGATGTAAATATAGATACTACTAATATAAAAGAATGCAGAGCACTAAATGACTTAACAGGAAAACTTAGAGCGTCATATTACTTATTAGGGGCAGGTTTAGGACGATTTAAAAAAGTGGAAATAGCATATCCGGGTGGATGTGATATAGGTAGTAGACCGATAGATCAGCATATAAAGGGATTCGAAGCACTAGGAGCAAAGGTAGAAATAGACCACGGGATAATAAGATGTAGTGCAGAGAGATTGATAGGAACTACTATATATTTAGATGTGGTAAGTGTAGGTGCAACTATAAATATTATGATGGCTGCTGTAATGGCAGAAGGCACAACAATAATAGAAAATGCAGCTAAAGAGCCACATATAGTTGATACATCAAATCTTTTAAATGCTATGGGAGCAGATATAAAAGGAGCAGGTACTGATGTAATAAAAATAACGGGAGTAAAAGAGTTACATGGTTGTACTCATAACGTTATACCAGATCAGATAGAGGCAGGAACATATATGATAGCATCAGCTGCTACAAAAGGAGATGTAACTGTAAAGAATATAATACCAAAGCATTTAGAAGCAATAACTGCTAAATTGAGAGAAATGGGTGTAGAAGTTATTGAAGGTGGAGATTTTGTTAGAGTAATAGGAAATGATAAAATGAGCTGTGTTAACATAAAAACGCTTCCTTATCCAGGATTTCCTACAGATTTACAACAACCTATGACTTCACTACTTACAATTGCAAAGGGTACAAGCATAGTTACTGAAGATATATTTGAGGGAAGATTTAAATTTACTGATGAACTAAAGAAAATGGGAGCAAATATAAGAGTAGATGAGAGAACAGCAGTAATAGAAGGTGTAGATACCTTGAGTGGAGCTATAGTAAAAGCTACCGACTTAAGAGCAGGAGCAGCATTAGTTATAGCTGGACTTATGGCAGAGGGAGAAACGGAAGTACAAGACGCATATCATATATATAGGGGATATGAGGATATAGAAAAGAAGTTAACAAAATTAGGTGCAAAAGTAGAGAGAATAGAAAAGTAG
- a CDS encoding two-component system regulatory protein YycI — protein sequence MDWSKAKNILIIAFIITNTFLAYVLFVVDSNKHDLSTDNDFLTDIVKLLSEKDIKLETDIPKEIPSLPVISIEYEKYKPEVVADRFLEKYVEEEEKNGVITYKNGNEILRLENNNKKIVYKNYFLQQKGVKKENILLKEALDKAKSFIEEKKFKTDDFKLGYAKEKDGIYKIEYNKVLKDIVIEETYMILEVSNQGVISFERYWVDSIEKSNNMISVSSTSKALLRILTREEYYGKTIKEISVCYYFKPTVYEKSDRFRDARGGKAIPTWRFVFEDGSKAFLEDS from the coding sequence ATGGATTGGTCTAAGGCCAAAAACATCTTAATTATAGCATTTATTATTACAAATACCTTTCTAGCATATGTTTTATTCGTTGTAGATTCAAATAAACATGATTTGAGTACAGATAATGACTTTTTAACAGATATAGTTAAACTTCTTTCTGAAAAAGATATAAAATTAGAAACAGATATACCAAAAGAGATCCCCTCTTTACCTGTAATATCTATAGAGTACGAGAAGTATAAGCCAGAGGTTGTTGCGGATAGGTTTCTAGAGAAATACGTAGAGGAAGAAGAAAAGAATGGAGTTATCACTTATAAAAATGGTAATGAAATATTAAGGTTGGAGAACAATAATAAAAAAATAGTATATAAAAATTATTTTCTTCAACAAAAAGGAGTTAAAAAAGAAAACATATTATTAAAAGAGGCTCTAGATAAGGCAAAGTCTTTTATAGAAGAAAAAAAGTTCAAAACTGATGACTTTAAGTTAGGATATGCCAAAGAGAAAGATGGTATCTATAAAATAGAATATAATAAAGTTTTGAAAGATATAGTAATAGAAGAAACTTACATGATATTAGAAGTATCTAATCAAGGAGTTATATCTTTTGAGAGATACTGGGTTGATAGTATTGAAAAAAGTAACAACATGATCAGTGTATCCTCAACATCTAAAGCACTATTAAGAATATTAACAAGAGAAGAGTACTACGGAAAAACAATAAAAGAGATAAGTGTTTGCTATTATTTTAAACCAACTGTGTATGAAAAAAGTGATAGGTTTAGAGACGCAAGGGGTGGAAAAGCTATTCCAACTTGGCGATTTGTATTTGAAGATGGGAGTAAAGCGTTTCTAGAAGATAGTTAG
- a CDS encoding YycH family regulatory protein, producing the protein MNREILKTLLLAFLVIMSIYFSKGLWDRTVHNSSESHREKINVNDPNKKKYELSDVIVPQKILVNFSENNRTVIYSKDEYDLWDEGKKSLDSVFNDKNLRTSRLSKEKYNELSSNKSINFQFSEALYTNMIGKILGIEIPKDIYKNIETINSIYFSLSEESFIVISNDKDRLMIKSSTIDLKRLKSIIYELENSEYTNFYKLEEVLGIKSDVYIPVNTKNIIPSIHISKRYNIDGETKIDDNMAELFFDKGIEYIKKIEENNGSSIYIDGDNILKIYPDGRLEYMGPIENNNENNLYSSLKKAVDFITDHMGWPENVYLSSINNKNLDGEDSKGYVFTFRYKLNGFTVMSNREDIQDKIEVEVVNGSVISYKSRIWNNMDIYNNRYRDSSDPILSAFEIIDDNFLFLKEKYLQNINSNTKDINSEDINDKVKNSITDVYLAYYGDLAGGQEILQPVWVIEILGDKYVFDAYSGEVKS; encoded by the coding sequence ATGAATAGAGAAATTTTAAAAACTTTATTGCTAGCTTTCCTTGTTATTATGAGTATTTATTTTAGTAAAGGTTTATGGGATAGGACTGTGCATAATAGTTCAGAAAGTCACCGTGAAAAAATAAATGTGAATGACCCAAATAAGAAAAAATATGAGCTATCGGACGTTATAGTGCCACAAAAAATATTAGTTAATTTTAGTGAAAATAATAGAACCGTAATATATTCTAAAGATGAGTATGATTTATGGGATGAAGGTAAAAAGTCACTAGATAGCGTATTTAATGATAAGAATTTACGAACATCACGCCTAAGTAAAGAAAAATATAACGAACTATCTTCAAACAAATCTATTAACTTTCAATTCTCGGAAGCATTATATACCAATATGATAGGAAAGATACTAGGAATAGAAATTCCAAAAGATATATACAAAAATATAGAAACTATAAATAGTATATACTTCTCACTATCAGAGGAGTCATTCATAGTTATTAGTAATGATAAAGATAGATTAATGATAAAAAGTAGTACAATAGACTTAAAAAGACTTAAAAGCATAATATACGAACTTGAAAACAGCGAATATACTAACTTTTATAAACTAGAAGAGGTCTTAGGAATTAAAAGTGATGTTTATATACCAGTTAATACAAAGAATATCATACCATCAATTCATATAAGTAAAAGATATAATATAGATGGAGAAACGAAAATTGATGATAATATGGCAGAACTATTTTTTGATAAAGGGATAGAATATATAAAAAAAATAGAAGAGAATAATGGATCAAGTATATATATAGATGGAGACAATATATTAAAGATATATCCAGATGGTAGACTAGAATATATGGGACCTATTGAGAATAACAATGAAAACAACCTATATTCTAGTCTAAAAAAGGCCGTAGATTTTATAACCGACCATATGGGATGGCCAGAAAATGTATATCTATCTAGTATAAATAACAAAAATCTAGATGGTGAAGATTCTAAAGGATACGTATTTACATTTAGATATAAACTTAATGGATTTACAGTAATGAGTAATAGGGAAGATATACAAGATAAAATAGAGGTAGAAGTAGTAAACGGAAGTGTTATCTCATACAAGAGCAGGATATGGAACAATATGGACATATACAATAATAGATATAGAGACTCTAGTGATCCAATATTATCAGCATTTGAAATTATAGATGATAACTTTCTATTTTTAAAAGAGAAATATCTACAAAATATAAATAGTAACACTAAAGATATTAATAGTGAAGATATAAATGATAAGGTGAAGAACTCTATAACAGATGTATATCTAGCATACTATGGAGATCTAGCTGGTGGTCAAGAAATATTACAACCAGTATGGGTAATAGAGATATTAGGAGATAAATATGTATTTGATGCATATAGTGGAGAAGTAAAAAGCTAG